A window of the Bacillus sp. A301a_S52 genome harbors these coding sequences:
- the pssA gene encoding CDP-diacylglycerol--serine O-phosphatidyltransferase encodes MVLLQHFFDSTVKRLRSQTANVITIMNLGFGSLALLSLLQGHTGLTVAFISTAAILDLLDGKVARKMNIQSELGKQLDSLCDLISFGVAPSLLLFNSVLYQFGAAGAMASIFFIICGAIRLAQFNISNSSGFFIGLPITGAGCLLTISFLFSYSFSPPLFMFLILSLSILMISHFRFKKL; translated from the coding sequence ATGGTCCTGTTGCAGCATTTTTTTGACAGTACAGTTAAACGCTTACGTAGTCAAACGGCTAATGTCATTACAATTATGAATTTGGGCTTTGGAAGTCTTGCGCTCCTTTCTCTACTTCAAGGGCATACAGGTTTGACAGTGGCATTTATTAGCACTGCCGCTATCCTTGACTTGCTTGATGGTAAAGTTGCTAGAAAAATGAATATTCAATCGGAATTAGGCAAGCAATTGGACTCATTATGTGACTTAATATCTTTTGGGGTAGCCCCTTCGCTTCTTCTCTTTAATTCAGTACTCTATCAATTTGGAGCAGCTGGTGCAATGGCTTCGATTTTTTTTATCATTTGCGGTGCCATACGCCTCGCCCAGTTTAACATTTCTAATTCATCTGGATTTTTTATCGGTCTTCCCATCACTGGAGCAGGGTGCCTTCTAACTATAAGCTTCCTGTTTAGCTATTCTTTTTCGCCTCCCCTTTTCATGTTTCTCATTTTATCACTTTCTATTTTAATGATCAGCCATTTCCGTTTTAAAAAATTATAA
- a CDS encoding phosphatidylserine decarboxylase, translated as MKKKLYRLMLELTHNPLYNYMLKKAATHSWSRKAIPSFSKTFNINTNEVARQPAEFDHLNDFFSRELKEGARPVSQGLNEIVSPVDGVLSEVGDITDKTLMHIKQRPHSLVTMLGLKGAVDTYLGGKYFVFYLSPKDYHRIHAPYSGYVRRRWALGRYSEPVNHLGFNFGQEPLATNYRLITEFESSKHRFAVVKIGALNVNSIHLTHTEPYTEKGDEIGYFSFGSTVVLLFQQNTVKLAQWIAEANKSNVPIKQGETIGVWSNQEEGSS; from the coding sequence ATGAAAAAAAAGTTATATCGACTTATGCTTGAACTCACTCATAATCCATTATATAACTATATGCTAAAAAAGGCAGCTACACACTCATGGAGTCGGAAGGCTATTCCTTCCTTCTCCAAAACGTTTAATATTAATACTAATGAGGTAGCTCGACAGCCAGCAGAGTTTGATCATTTGAATGATTTTTTTAGTAGAGAATTAAAAGAAGGGGCCCGTCCAGTTAGTCAAGGGCTCAATGAGATTGTGAGTCCAGTTGACGGTGTTTTGTCGGAGGTAGGGGATATCACAGATAAAACGCTTATGCATATTAAACAGAGACCCCATTCCTTAGTAACGATGCTCGGCCTTAAAGGTGCTGTGGATACGTATTTAGGAGGAAAGTATTTTGTCTTTTATCTATCACCTAAAGACTATCATCGTATTCATGCCCCTTATTCGGGATATGTTAGACGGCGTTGGGCTCTAGGGCGGTACTCAGAACCGGTCAATCACTTAGGTTTTAATTTTGGACAAGAGCCGTTAGCAACGAATTATCGTTTGATTACAGAGTTTGAAAGTTCTAAACATCGTTTTGCTGTTGTAAAAATTGGGGCATTAAATGTGAATAGTATTCATTTGACACATACTGAGCCATATACTGAAAAAGGTGATGAAATAGGCTATTTTTCGTTTGGTTCTACGGTCGTTTTATTATTTCAACAAAATACGGTCAAATTAGCACAATGGATTGCCGAGGCTAATAAAAGCAATGTTCCAATTAAACAAGGTGAAACGATTGGGGTATGGTCAAATCAGGAAGAGGGATCGTCCTAA
- a CDS encoding Na+/H+ antiporter subunit G: MIEIIISIFLLLGGLLSVLGSIGILRLPDVYGRLHAATKSATLGVISVILGVFLYFLVIHGMFVGKLLLTIVFVFMTAPVAAFMIARSAYNVNVKMSEKSTQDDLADAINQQKSKADH; encoded by the coding sequence TTGATAGAGATAATCATTAGTATCTTTCTTTTATTAGGGGGCCTGCTAAGTGTCTTAGGATCTATAGGTATTCTTCGTTTACCTGATGTTTACGGACGGCTCCACGCTGCAACTAAAAGCGCCACACTCGGAGTTATTAGTGTTATCCTTGGGGTTTTTCTATACTTTCTTGTGATTCATGGCATGTTTGTTGGTAAACTGCTACTCACAATTGTATTTGTATTTATGACGGCTCCAGTAGCTGCGTTTATGATAGCCCGCTCAGCATATAATGTTAACGTAAAAATGTCTGAAAAAAGCACGCAAGATGATTTAGCTGATGCAATTAATCAGCAAAAATCAAAAGCTGATCATTAA
- a CDS encoding Na(+)/H(+) antiporter subunit F1, translating into MLTTVAIIVLILMSLSIFACTIRALIGPSMSDRLTALDTIGINLIGFTAILLLIQDTIAYAEVVLVLAILAFIGSVAIAKFIEGGVVLDRDNH; encoded by the coding sequence ATGTTAACGACTGTTGCAATAATTGTACTAATATTAATGTCCCTTTCTATTTTTGCTTGTACTATTCGTGCTCTTATCGGTCCTAGCATGTCAGACCGTCTAACAGCTTTAGATACAATCGGAATTAATCTCATTGGCTTTACTGCTATTTTGCTATTAATTCAAGATACAATCGCTTATGCTGAAGTCGTCCTCGTACTAGCTATTCTTGCTTTTATCGGCTCAGTAGCGATCGCAAAATTTATTGAGGGGGGTGTGGTTCTTGATAGAGATAATCATTAG
- a CDS encoding Na+/H+ antiporter subunit E, with protein MAFQILLNIGLALVWMLLRTEYTVVEFVLGYIVGLLLLFVLRRFLHFDFYFRRVVAVFKLLVLFLYKLILSNIDMTKIVLSPNPDIQPGIIAVPTKLKTDWEVTLLANLISLTPGTLTMNFSKDGRTLFVHSIHVPDKEKAIAEIHDSFEKAIMEVTH; from the coding sequence ATGGCCTTTCAAATTTTATTAAACATAGGTTTAGCTTTAGTATGGATGTTGTTAAGGACCGAGTATACTGTCGTAGAGTTTGTGCTTGGTTATATCGTTGGTTTATTACTTTTGTTTGTCCTAAGAAGGTTTTTACACTTCGATTTTTATTTCCGACGTGTTGTAGCAGTATTTAAACTATTAGTGCTGTTTCTTTATAAACTTATCTTGTCTAATATTGATATGACAAAAATCGTGTTAAGTCCGAACCCAGACATTCAACCAGGGATAATTGCTGTACCGACAAAACTTAAAACTGATTGGGAAGTCACACTTTTAGCTAATCTGATTTCTCTTACTCCTGGAACTTTAACGATGAATTTTTCGAAAGATGGTCGAACTTTATTTGTCCACTCCATTCACGTACCTGACAAAGAAAAGGCGATTGCCGAGATTCATGATTCATTTGAAAAAGCGATTATGGAGGTGACGCATTAA
- a CDS encoding Na+/H+ antiporter subunit D: MNNLVILPILIPLLVGIILIFFKNSKQIQRVASVIATSSMLVVASYMTYVVYTDGIQTIELGAWPAPFGIVLVADLLSSSLVTLSALLSIVCLFFAFQTFSAEREKNYFHPFFLFLMVGVNGSFLTGDLFNLFVFFEVMLIASFILISMGSKRYQLRESLKYVIINTVSSMFFITAVAYLYGVTGTLNMADLSQKVAELEQSGVVSVIAVVFLFVFGTKSAIFPLYYWLPHSYFAPPAAIAALFGGLLTKVGVYTIMRTYTLIFPHDQLVFQILLIIGGLTMFIGVLGAVSQFDFKRILAVHIVSQVGYMIMGIGIFTPLAIAGTFYFLVHNIIVKSALFLYAGIAEKITGTSHLKQMSGLLKTHPYVGWLFFITAFSLAGIPPLSGFFGKFALVVAGLEAGHYFIIAVSLITGVLTLFSMLKIFMTSFWGEVKAPDPDAKNKKVGKLLVTTLPLVALTIILGVAAEPFIQFSLELAEQLMDPSDYINSVLKE; encoded by the coding sequence ATGAATAACTTAGTCATTCTACCAATACTCATACCACTTCTTGTCGGTATTATTTTAATATTCTTCAAGAACTCCAAACAAATTCAGCGCGTGGCCAGTGTCATTGCCACGAGTTCGATGCTTGTAGTTGCAAGTTATATGACATATGTTGTATATACAGATGGTATTCAAACCATTGAATTGGGTGCGTGGCCAGCACCATTTGGTATAGTACTAGTAGCTGATTTATTATCCAGTTCACTCGTCACCCTTTCCGCTCTGCTTTCAATTGTCTGTTTGTTTTTTGCTTTTCAGACGTTTTCTGCAGAACGAGAAAAGAATTATTTCCATCCCTTTTTCCTTTTTTTAATGGTAGGGGTTAACGGTTCATTTTTAACTGGGGATTTATTTAACCTTTTTGTCTTTTTCGAGGTTATGTTAATTGCCTCGTTCATTCTCATATCAATGGGAAGTAAAAGGTATCAACTTCGCGAGTCTTTGAAGTATGTCATTATAAACACTGTTTCATCTATGTTTTTTATTACAGCTGTAGCCTATCTTTACGGAGTCACTGGAACATTAAACATGGCCGATTTATCTCAAAAAGTAGCTGAGTTGGAACAATCAGGTGTTGTGTCAGTTATTGCGGTAGTCTTCCTATTTGTATTCGGGACTAAAAGTGCGATTTTCCCGCTATATTACTGGCTTCCTCACTCCTACTTTGCCCCTCCTGCTGCCATTGCAGCGCTATTTGGAGGATTGTTAACAAAGGTTGGTGTCTACACGATTATGCGGACGTATACACTTATTTTCCCGCATGATCAGCTTGTGTTCCAAATCTTACTCATTATCGGCGGTTTAACAATGTTTATCGGGGTGCTTGGTGCCGTATCTCAGTTTGACTTTAAACGTATCCTTGCTGTTCATATCGTTAGTCAGGTAGGATATATGATTATGGGAATCGGGATCTTCACACCATTAGCTATTGCCGGAACATTCTATTTTCTCGTCCATAACATTATCGTAAAATCAGCTTTGTTCCTCTATGCAGGAATTGCTGAAAAAATCACAGGCACCTCCCATTTAAAACAGATGAGCGGTTTACTAAAAACACACCCATATGTCGGTTGGCTTTTCTTTATTACAGCCTTCTCATTAGCAGGTATCCCGCCTTTAAGTGGATTTTTTGGGAAGTTTGCTCTCGTTGTAGCTGGTTTAGAAGCAGGACATTATTTTATTATTGCAGTCAGTCTTATTACTGGTGTTTTAACATTGTTCTCCATGCTTAAGATTTTCATGACGTCATTTTGGGGAGAAGTTAAAGCACCTGACCCAGATGCAAAAAATAAAAAGGTCGGTAAACTGTTAGTTACTACCCTACCATTAGTTGCTTTAACCATTATTTTAGGGGTAGCTGCTGAACCATTTATCCAGTTTTCATTGGAACTTGCTGAGCAACTTATGGACCCTTCCGACTATATTAATTCTGTGCTTAAGGAGTAG
- a CDS encoding Na(+)/H(+) antiporter subunit C, protein MEILMILTIGVLFTVATYLILSKSLLRVIIGVVVISHGAHLLLLTLSGLQQGAPPLLGEEASTYSDPLPQALILTAIVIGFGITAFMLVLAYRTYKEHKTDNFDELRGTEDE, encoded by the coding sequence ATGGAAATATTAATGATTTTAACGATCGGCGTCCTCTTTACGGTAGCAACTTACTTGATTTTGTCTAAAAGTTTATTAAGGGTTATTATTGGAGTAGTTGTTATTTCACATGGTGCCCATTTACTGCTTTTAACACTATCAGGACTACAACAAGGAGCTCCTCCCCTCTTAGGGGAAGAGGCGTCAACCTATTCTGATCCGCTGCCACAAGCGCTCATTTTAACTGCGATCGTTATCGGCTTCGGTATCACTGCTTTTATGCTCGTATTGGCCTATCGAACATATAAAGAGCACAAAACAGATAATTTCGATGAATTAAGGGGAACTGAAGATGAATAA
- a CDS encoding Na(+)/H(+) antiporter subunit B, producing MKNTPVQLHVITRIVAFIILAFSIFLFFAGHNNPGGGFIGGLMTASALVLLFLSFDIKTIKKVLPFNYAKIIASGLLLAVLTGMVGMFLGRPFLKQFFNYYQIPILGETELTTALPFDLGIYLVVVGFTLLVILTIAEDDS from the coding sequence ATGAAAAATACTCCCGTTCAATTACATGTTATTACGAGAATTGTGGCGTTTATTATTCTAGCATTTTCCATCTTTCTCTTTTTCGCTGGGCACAACAATCCTGGTGGCGGCTTTATCGGGGGCCTAATGACGGCATCAGCACTAGTGCTACTTTTCTTAAGCTTTGATATTAAGACAATTAAAAAAGTATTGCCGTTTAATTATGCAAAAATCATCGCCTCTGGATTACTACTAGCTGTCTTAACCGGTATGGTCGGCATGTTTCTAGGTCGCCCGTTCTTAAAACAGTTCTTTAATTATTATCAAATACCCATTTTAGGCGAAACGGAATTAACGACCGCTCTTCCTTTTGATTTAGGAATATATCTAGTGGTCGTTGGATTTACTTTACTCGTTATTTTAACAATTGCGGAGGATGATAGCTGA
- a CDS encoding Na+/H+ antiporter subunit A → MSTLHFVTLAPFIMAIFVPIIYKKFRHLHTGWFILPLPLILFIYLFQYLPLDGSPMETVSHTVSWVPSLGINFTVYLDGLSLLFAMLITGIGTLVVLYSIYYIANKKEEPLNNFYVYLMMFMGAMLGVVLSDNLIVLYVFWEITSLASSLLIAYWFHKEKSRYGAQKSMLITVTGGFSMLAGFTLMYLMTDTFSIRGIIAMADVIVTSPLFIPAMLLILLGAFTKSAQFPFHIWLPDAMEAPTPVSAYLHSATMVKAGIYLVARMTPVFGGQAEWFWIISTFGLFTLIWGSVSAVRQKDLKGILAFSTISQLGLIMSLLGLGSAGYHYEIIDGTSLPIVAVLAAVFHLINHATFKGSLFMVVGIIDHETGTRDIRKLGGLMTIMPITFTISLIGIASMAGLPPFNGFLSKEMFFTGTLNSATLDVFNVGNLGIIFPVVAWIASVFTFIYCMIMLFKTFTGEHQPEKLDKAAHEAPIGLLISPIILASLVVVFGLFPNLLSYTIIEPVMQSIMPGLTAPGEQFYVNIYHWHGFNTELFMTMGVVFFGTFIFLNQKKWQDTTFYLRERDPLNWLYDNGLTGLINGSSVVNNVQMTGRLRDYFSYMFIFLIAIVSFMLWQSNALAVDFTNTTEIPSYMYLVSLSLILSTIVIPFVSKRISAIVLMGVVGFLVALLFVVFRAPDLALTQLLVETVMVVLFLLVFYHLPELRKETFKPVFRLSNLIISLGVGLVVTLTALSVHAYSYENPISPISDFFVENSYALAGGNNIVNVILVDFRGLDTLLEVLVLGIVALGVVVLIKFKARKGEDV, encoded by the coding sequence TTGTCAACGCTTCATTTTGTAACTTTAGCACCATTTATTATGGCGATTTTTGTGCCGATTATTTACAAAAAATTCCGCCATCTTCATACAGGCTGGTTCATTTTACCGTTACCATTAATTTTATTTATTTACCTTTTTCAATACTTGCCGTTAGACGGATCACCTATGGAAACAGTTAGTCATACTGTCTCTTGGGTTCCTTCTCTTGGCATTAATTTTACCGTTTACCTCGACGGTTTGAGCCTTCTTTTTGCCATGTTAATTACCGGAATAGGAACGCTCGTCGTTCTTTATTCAATATATTATATCGCCAATAAAAAAGAAGAACCGCTTAACAACTTCTATGTTTATTTAATGATGTTTATGGGAGCTATGCTCGGCGTCGTATTATCAGATAACTTGATTGTCTTGTATGTGTTCTGGGAAATTACCAGTCTCGCATCATCACTGCTTATCGCATACTGGTTTCACAAAGAGAAATCCCGTTATGGCGCTCAAAAGTCTATGTTGATTACCGTAACCGGCGGATTCTCTATGCTCGCTGGTTTTACTTTGATGTACTTAATGACAGACACATTCAGTATAAGAGGAATTATTGCAATGGCTGACGTCATTGTCACAAGCCCTTTATTCATTCCTGCTATGCTATTAATTTTATTAGGAGCCTTTACAAAATCAGCCCAATTTCCATTTCATATTTGGCTGCCAGATGCTATGGAAGCACCTACGCCTGTTAGTGCTTACTTACACTCGGCTACAATGGTTAAAGCTGGTATTTATTTAGTGGCTCGTATGACTCCAGTGTTTGGTGGTCAAGCTGAATGGTTTTGGATCATATCTACCTTCGGGTTATTTACGTTAATATGGGGGTCAGTGTCTGCTGTTAGGCAAAAAGATTTGAAAGGAATTCTTGCATTTTCCACCATAAGTCAACTCGGGTTAATTATGAGCTTATTAGGCCTTGGTTCTGCTGGTTATCATTATGAGATCATTGACGGCACTTCTTTACCGATAGTGGCTGTTCTTGCTGCAGTGTTCCACCTTATCAATCACGCTACCTTTAAAGGGAGTCTGTTTATGGTCGTTGGTATCATTGATCACGAAACAGGCACGAGGGATATTAGAAAACTTGGCGGTCTCATGACAATCATGCCAATTACATTCACTATTTCCCTCATTGGAATAGCTTCAATGGCTGGATTACCGCCTTTTAATGGCTTCTTGAGTAAAGAGATGTTTTTTACTGGAACGTTAAATAGTGCCACCCTTGATGTCTTTAACGTAGGCAATTTAGGAATTATTTTCCCTGTTGTCGCATGGATTGCTAGTGTATTCACTTTCATCTATTGCATGATTATGCTATTCAAAACATTTACGGGTGAACATCAGCCTGAAAAACTCGATAAAGCGGCTCATGAAGCTCCAATTGGTTTACTAATTTCACCAATTATTTTGGCATCATTAGTAGTTGTATTTGGATTGTTCCCTAATTTACTTTCCTATACAATTATTGAACCTGTCATGCAGTCGATTATGCCTGGTCTCACAGCTCCAGGTGAACAATTTTATGTGAACATTTACCATTGGCACGGTTTTAATACTGAGTTATTCATGACAATGGGTGTTGTTTTCTTTGGAACGTTCATATTCTTAAACCAGAAAAAGTGGCAAGACACCACTTTCTATTTACGAGAGAGAGACCCTTTGAATTGGCTTTATGATAATGGTCTCACAGGATTAATCAATGGTTCCTCTGTAGTGAATAATGTACAAATGACAGGGCGTTTACGCGATTACTTTTCATACATGTTTATTTTCTTAATTGCTATTGTTAGTTTCATGTTATGGCAGAGTAACGCTCTTGCTGTGGATTTTACAAACACGACTGAGATACCATCTTATATGTATTTGGTGTCCCTTTCACTAATCTTGTCTACAATTGTCATTCCGTTTGTCTCAAAACGTATTTCTGCTATTGTTTTAATGGGTGTAGTCGGTTTTCTCGTAGCCCTGCTTTTCGTCGTCTTCCGGGCACCTGACCTTGCGTTGACCCAACTGCTCGTAGAAACAGTCATGGTTGTTTTATTCTTGCTCGTGTTTTATCACTTGCCTGAATTACGCAAAGAGACGTTTAAGCCTGTCTTCAGGTTATCTAATCTCATCATTTCACTCGGCGTTGGGCTCGTTGTGACACTAACAGCCTTGAGTGTGCATGCGTATAGCTATGAAAACCCAATTAGCCCTATTTCTGATTTCTTTGTAGAGAATTCTTACGCGTTAGCAGGTGGGAATAATATTGTTAACGTCATATTGGTTGATTTCCGTGGCCTTGATACGTTGTTAGAAGTTCTCGTTTTAGGTATTGTCGCTTTAGGAGTCGTTGTCCTTATTAAATTTAAAGCCCGGAAAGGAGAAGATGTCTAA
- the sda gene encoding sporulation histidine kinase inhibitor Sda has protein sequence MKKYGALADLSDELLIETYVKAKDLNLAEDFINLIAEEIERRSKFNKQIHL, from the coding sequence ATGAAAAAGTATGGCGCATTAGCCGATTTATCGGATGAACTTCTAATAGAAACGTACGTAAAAGCCAAAGACTTAAACTTAGCAGAGGACTTCATAAATTTAATAGCTGAAGAAATTGAACGGCGTTCTAAATTTAATAAACAAATTCACTTGTAA
- a CDS encoding YqeG family HAD IIIA-type phosphatase: protein MLKQFIPDQYVKSVFEISIEQLKEQGVKGIITDLDNTLVEWDRADATERLIEWFELLRAQGFQIVIVSNNNEKRVKHFADPHKITFIHSARKPLSKAFKTAVKLMNLKREETVVIGDQLLTDILGGNRAGFQTILVVPVAQTDGFLTKFNRRIERRVFHTMKKRGLIEWENSDEKN, encoded by the coding sequence GTGTTAAAACAATTTATTCCAGACCAGTACGTTAAATCGGTGTTTGAGATTTCTATTGAACAGCTTAAAGAACAGGGTGTAAAAGGGATTATAACTGATCTTGATAATACATTAGTGGAATGGGACAGAGCTGATGCCACAGAAAGACTCATTGAGTGGTTTGAACTTTTGAGAGCGCAAGGCTTTCAGATTGTCATTGTGTCCAATAATAATGAAAAACGTGTCAAACATTTTGCTGATCCGCATAAGATTACATTTATTCACAGTGCTCGTAAACCTCTAAGTAAAGCATTTAAAACGGCTGTTAAGTTAATGAACTTAAAAAGGGAAGAGACGGTCGTGATTGGTGATCAACTTTTAACTGATATTCTTGGCGGGAATCGTGCCGGGTTCCAAACTATATTAGTCGTTCCCGTTGCCCAAACAGATGGTTTTCTAACAAAATTTAATCGCCGGATTGAAAGGCGTGTGTTTCATACGATGAAAAAGAGGGGGTTGATCGAATGGGAGAATTCAGACGAGAAGAACTGA
- the yqeH gene encoding ribosome biogenesis GTPase YqeH has translation MGEFRREELICSGCGVKIQTNNKGGLGYTPPSALKREVIICQRCFRLKHYNDVQDVPLTDDDFLKILTELGQKEALIVKIVDIFDFDGSWLPGLHRFSGKNPVLLIGNKADLLPKSVKHSKVIQWMKKAAKEYGLKPANVHLMSAKTGEAIMEVANLIDQERQGKDVYIVGCTNTGKSTFINRVLKEFGAEDDMLITTSNIPGTTLDMIDIPLNDGSFLYDTPGIINHHQVAHLLDKNELKVVSPSKEIKPKVFQLNPGQTLFFGGIGRVDFVSGEPQSLIVYISNDLTIHRTKTEKADSLYENHLGELLSPPVEENKEEFPPLVGKDWKVPEGKVDLVFSGLGWVTISGSGSGVRTYAPKGVAVSMRPAIF, from the coding sequence ATGGGAGAATTCAGACGAGAAGAACTGATTTGTTCAGGGTGTGGTGTTAAGATACAGACTAATAATAAGGGAGGATTAGGATATACCCCGCCATCTGCCTTGAAAAGAGAGGTGATTATTTGTCAGCGATGCTTTCGCTTGAAACATTACAACGATGTGCAAGATGTGCCGTTAACGGATGATGATTTTCTAAAAATATTAACAGAACTAGGACAGAAAGAAGCACTCATTGTTAAGATTGTAGATATCTTTGATTTTGACGGAAGTTGGCTTCCTGGGCTCCATCGCTTTTCCGGTAAAAATCCAGTCCTTCTCATCGGGAACAAAGCTGATTTGCTACCTAAATCAGTGAAACATTCTAAAGTCATTCAGTGGATGAAAAAAGCGGCAAAAGAGTATGGACTAAAGCCTGCTAATGTCCATTTAATGAGTGCAAAAACAGGTGAGGCTATTATGGAGGTAGCCAATTTAATTGACCAAGAACGTCAGGGAAAAGATGTTTATATTGTCGGATGTACCAATACAGGTAAGTCAACTTTCATTAACAGAGTATTAAAAGAGTTTGGTGCGGAAGACGATATGCTTATTACAACCTCCAATATACCGGGCACCACTTTAGACATGATTGACATCCCTTTAAATGATGGATCATTTCTGTATGATACCCCTGGAATTATTAATCATCATCAAGTAGCCCATTTACTTGATAAAAATGAGTTAAAAGTTGTTTCGCCTAGTAAAGAAATTAAACCGAAAGTTTTTCAACTCAATCCAGGACAAACACTATTTTTTGGAGGAATAGGGCGTGTTGACTTTGTCAGTGGTGAACCACAATCACTCATTGTTTACATATCAAATGATTTAACTATTCATCGAACAAAAACTGAAAAAGCGGATAGCCTTTATGAGAACCATTTAGGGGAGTTATTATCTCCGCCTGTTGAAGAAAATAAAGAAGAATTTCCACCATTGGTAGGGAAAGATTGGAAAGTACCTGAGGGTAAAGTGGACCTCGTCTTCTCAGGATTAGGGTGGGTAACTATTAGCGGAAGTGGTAGTGGTGTTAGAACGTATGCACCTAAAGGTGTTGCAGTAAGTATGCGCCCGGCTATTTTCTAA
- the aroE gene encoding shikimate dehydrogenase, with translation MKQLYGVIGCPISHSLSPVMHKAAYEELSINADYHAFHVKEKDLKEAINGIRALGIQGINVTIPHKVSIIPYLDEVDPLAEEIGAVNTVVNVEGRLTGYNTDGEGYVHGLLPVLMKDLANMRTLIIGAGGAARGVSLTLAKYGAGELCITNRTESKASQLAADCCRFTKATTLPLEHVEAELTGFDLIINTTSIGMAPDTNSMPLSLEELRQDVIVSDLIYTPIKTRWLQVAEDKGAIIQNGLDMFVNQGALAFEKWTGKTAPKEVMKKKVLEKLGGTSC, from the coding sequence TTGAAACAACTATATGGGGTTATTGGCTGTCCTATCAGTCACAGCCTTTCACCTGTTATGCATAAAGCGGCGTATGAAGAGTTGTCGATTAACGCTGACTACCACGCTTTCCATGTGAAAGAGAAAGATTTAAAAGAAGCTATAAACGGGATTCGTGCATTAGGGATACAAGGAATAAATGTTACTATTCCTCATAAAGTATCAATTATCCCTTACTTGGATGAGGTTGACCCATTAGCCGAGGAAATTGGTGCGGTGAATACTGTCGTGAATGTTGAAGGTAGACTTACTGGGTACAATACTGATGGAGAAGGATATGTTCATGGCTTGCTCCCTGTATTAATGAAAGATTTGGCTAATATGAGGACTTTAATCATAGGGGCTGGTGGAGCTGCAAGAGGGGTCTCTCTCACTCTTGCTAAGTACGGTGCAGGAGAACTATGTATTACGAATCGAACGGAGAGTAAAGCCAGTCAATTAGCTGCTGATTGTTGTAGATTTACAAAAGCAACTACGCTGCCACTTGAACATGTCGAAGCGGAGCTGACTGGATTCGATTTAATTATAAATACAACGTCGATTGGCATGGCACCTGATACTAATAGTATGCCTTTATCCTTGGAAGAATTGCGGCAAGATGTTATTGTGAGTGACCTTATTTATACGCCAATTAAAACACGGTGGTTACAAGTAGCAGAAGACAAAGGAGCCATTATTCAAAACGGATTGGATATGTTTGTTAATCAAGGTGCTCTTGCGTTTGAAAAATGGACTGGAAAAACTGCCCCAAAAGAGGTAATGAAGAAAAAAGTGTTAGAAAAATTAGGAGGAACTTCATGTTAA
- the yhbY gene encoding ribosome assembly RNA-binding protein YhbY, protein MLTGKQKRYLRSKAHHIKPILQVGKGGVNENLIKQADDALEARELIKVSILQNCVESKEEVAHFISKGAQADIVQIIGNTLVFYKESNENKTITLP, encoded by the coding sequence ATGTTAACTGGTAAACAAAAGCGTTATCTTCGTAGTAAAGCTCATCATATCAAGCCGATTTTGCAAGTTGGAAAAGGCGGTGTCAACGAAAATTTGATTAAACAGGCGGATGACGCCTTAGAAGCTAGGGAACTTATAAAAGTAAGTATTTTACAGAATTGTGTGGAAAGTAAAGAGGAAGTCGCGCATTTTATATCCAAGGGAGCCCAAGCTGACATCGTTCAAATTATTGGTAATACGCTCGTTTTTTATAAAGAATCAAATGAGAATAAAACAATTACTCTGCCTTAA